Part of the Primulina huaijiensis isolate GDHJ02 chromosome 15, ASM1229523v2, whole genome shotgun sequence genome is shown below.
TATGAACTTGAAGACGACACAATTGATTTTATCGGCCATGCCTTGGCACTTCATAGGGATGATAGTTACTTGGACCAGCcagctatggattttgtgaagAGAATGAAGGTGGGTATTTTACCTGAAGTGTAGCGTTCATTATCACTTGCATtgattaaacattttcatgGAATTAAGACATAATACATTTGTTTTGCTCTAGGTCATAGCGCATTTCTGATAATTGAACTATTTTGCATTTAATCAATTTGTGGCTGTTTCATGGATGCAGTTTGTCATGTACATGCTTCCTGTGTCTGTATGAGATGATATCTGAATCTTATTACATAAAAGCAAAAGGTACATACAACATTAAGCAACTAGCAAGTTATTGTTTATCTGAGAGCAAGTGTAGTATGTTGTAAGAACTTAACCGAATAAGTCATTTGAGGTCTTCTTGGAATATGATAATGCAACTTTATTTATGAACTGTATTGGCGTGCATCTGGAGTGACTTGAATTTTGACAAGTAGAATGTTAATGCCATTTTACAACACGACGAGTTTGGTATTAATTAGATTTGCATGGTCATTTTTTTATGGTTTTGAAGATGTAAAACAACACATGTTTGTGGCACATTTTTCTTGGAAATAACAGAGGCTTAGAAGGCGATCCAAAATTCCTTTAAGCGTGGCATGAAAATTGTTCttaagtatttaatttgtgaaaattCTGGTAACAATGCCTACCATATTCTATTTTCTAAAGCTATATGCAGAATCTCTGGCACGTTTTCAAGCAGGATCCCCTTACATCTATCCACTGTATGGACTGGGAGAATTGCCTCAGGTTTGGCTCTCCCCATAAGTCATTTTCATGCGGAGAATTATCCTCATTTTTATGGTGTATTGACACATCTTAGCGTGCACCATAATTAACAGTCATTTGCACGCCTAAGTGCAGTTTATGGTGGGACTTACATGCTAAACAAGCCACAATGCAAGGTAATCTTCAAGAATTTGCCATTTTGGATGCTACTCTTCTGTATTCAATGTATTCTTGTTCAGCTGATAAATCTGTAATTCTATCATTGGTTTTAACATTCATGTCTTCTTTTTAGATTGAAGAAAAGAGATAGGTCAACTTCGTCAAAGCCATGCCATACTTGGTCATCGGCTGTTATGGATAAAAATGAAAGATACATTCTGAATAAATAGACATCGTATCTTGTCTGCCAAATATAAAAGCAATCTAATCTACGTTAAATTCAAAAAACCTAAGCAACCAATTATCCAAATAATTATCTTTAGATATTCAACAGTCTGTTATCAGCAGTAACTTCATTTTTGGTTGTCCTGATTCTGTTAGCTGTGGGAGAGACATTGCTTGTGCTCTAACATTGTAGAATTGTTCTATTATTGGGTTTTACAGGTTGAATTCGATGGAGATGGGAAAGTAATTGGTGTAACTTCTGAAGGAGAAACAGTGAAATGCAAGAAAGTTGTTTGTGATCCGTCATATTTACCAGATAAGGTGATTTTCTAACTAGTAAATAGCCTGACATCTGACCACCTACTTGCCTGTATTTCTGTCGTGCGTtttgtttttcatgaaaaatagtTTCAAAAATATCGGCCTACCACAGGTCCAGAAGGTTGGAAAGGTTGCCCGTGCTATATGCATAATGAGCCACCCAATTCCAAACACCGATGAGTCTCATTCAGCACAAGTCATTTTACCGCAGAAGCAACTTGGTCGTAAATCAGATATGTATGTTAACTAAATTATTATGGCACACTACCATATTGTCCATACATGCATAGAGAATAGAAAAAATTAGTGCATTAGTCAATATTACACAAAACCACATTTGGAATCATGTCTTTTTTAAAATGTAGAAGGTTGATATAATTTCCTATCTGTAgaatttttatctttgatttCCTACAGGTACTTGTTCTGCTGCTCTTATACTCACAACGTTGCACCAAAAGGAAAATATATAGCATTTGTATCTGCTGAAGCTGAGACTGACAACCCTGAGGTAGAACTGAAGATTGGTGTAGACCTTCTCGGCCCAGTTGATGAGATATTTTTCGACACATATGACACATTGGTGCCCACCAACAACAGTGATGCTGACCACTGTTTCATATCAAAGGTCAGCTAGCATTGCAATTTATAATGTCAGCAACTTCCTAAGATGTCTTGTGTAATTTTTTGAAACCATCTGTGTGTCATTTATTGACTTTAATTAAATCATGGAGACCGATAAtgctaataaaaaaattattcatctTCCCAAGGCGTTTAAGCATATATATTCTCTTggtagtagcataaaacaaacGCCATCCCCAATCACTATCTATACATTTGTGTAATTCTTTCAGCATGGTCTTTTGCAGAGTTATGATTCAACAACGCACTTTGAGTCTACTGTGACGGATGTGTTGGCCATGTACACCAAGATAACTGGAAAGGTAAATTGCCAATATGGGGTCATTGATATGAAAATCAAGTAACATTGGCACTATAGTATGGCATATAAACCACGAGTCTTTCAACATCAAACTGGAGTTGATGCCAATATAAAAGCAGGACTGTTTGGCAGTTTAGTTTAATAttcccttttaatttttgttgctTCTGTTATCTGTTCTTAGGTTCTTGATTTATCCGTGGACCTGGCTGGTGTTGATCAATGAGCTTCTATCAGAGTGTTATCATCCAACCATTACAAATCAAACTCCAAATTTTTGAACGGTTCCGATGCTACTTCTCAATCGAAGATTGAATCTTGGCCTTGAGCTCCAACCGTAGTAAAAAAATAGTATAGATATGTTTCCCTTAAGCTCCGCTAAATCGAGCATAGATAGTACAGATATGTTTCCCTTAAGCTCCGCTAAATCGCATTTCTTGAAAAGAGCATAGGACTTTTAGCTCGTGGGATCTCTCTCATCcattttcctcattttcttGAAGTTGTCTGTGAATGTTTTTTTCAGATACATATTGTCTGTGAAtgtttttttcatatatataagttCGTACAATTTGCACAGTAGAAGTTCGTAAAatacctatatatatatatattcaccaTAAATCAATTTACACAGTAGAAGTTCATAAAATACCTCTCATTTATTCCACTTGTGATACCCCGTTcggttttcttttcaaaaagaaTATAGTGAAGACTTACTTACACAGTCGAAGTTCGTAAAATACCTCACCATCTCCGCCTTGTGTATGAAGCAAATCCGCTTAGAATCTTGTCCCTCCAACTAGTCAAGCTGCACCAAAGACTTCCACTATTTCTTGGAAGTCCAGATGATATCGAAGAGTTGCAGGGTTATGGAGATGTACAGCAGAAAGGCGTGTTTTCGAGCACTTGAGTTGGTTGTTCATTGGATCCGGAGGTGTAAGTGTACATGGTAGAAATGTATAAAAATGATGGATTcatgttttcaaaaaaaagtGCTTTTTGTTGAACGGATGTTTGTCAAGATTATTGGAGCTATCTCATTTGTTGCATGGTCAGTCCATGGGAACTTTGTAGTGGCGATTCTTGACAAGAATGGTAAAATcaatttcatatataatttctctttt
Proteins encoded:
- the LOC140959100 gene encoding guanosine nucleotide diphosphate dissociation inhibitor At5g09550-like isoform X2 is translated as MDKNDYYGGESSSINLTQLWKRFRGNDQPPAELGASREYNVDMIPKFMMANGILVRVLIHANVTKYLNFKAVDGSFVYNKGKIHKVPATDVEALKSPLMGLFEKRRARKFFVFVQEFEESDTKTHEGMDLNSITAKELITKYELEDDTIDFIGHALALHRDDSYLDQPAMDFVKRMKLYAESLARFQAGSPYIYPLYGLGELPQSFARLSAVYGGTYMLNKPQCKVEFDGDGKVIGVTSEGETVKCKKVVCDPSYLPDKVQKVGKVARAICIMSHPIPNTDESHSAQVILPQKQLGRKSDMYLFCCSYTHNVAPKGKYIAFVSAEAETDNPEVELKIGVDLLGPVDEIFFDTYDTLVPTNNSDADHCFISKSYDSTTHFESTVTDVLAMYTKITGKVLDLSVDLAGVDQ
- the LOC140959100 gene encoding guanosine nucleotide diphosphate dissociation inhibitor At5g09550-like isoform X1 translates to MTAAHAILPLSWVSWTPFYWKFPGFLIYNSIVMDEEYDVIVLGTGLKECILSGLLSVDGLKVLHMDKNDYYGGESSSINLTQLWKRFRGNDQPPAELGASREYNVDMIPKFMMANGILVRVLIHANVTKYLNFKAVDGSFVYNKGKIHKVPATDVEALKSPLMGLFEKRRARKFFVFVQEFEESDTKTHEGMDLNSITAKELITKYELEDDTIDFIGHALALHRDDSYLDQPAMDFVKRMKLYAESLARFQAGSPYIYPLYGLGELPQSFARLSAVYGGTYMLNKPQCKVEFDGDGKVIGVTSEGETVKCKKVVCDPSYLPDKVQKVGKVARAICIMSHPIPNTDESHSAQVILPQKQLGRKSDMYLFCCSYTHNVAPKGKYIAFVSAEAETDNPEVELKIGVDLLGPVDEIFFDTYDTLVPTNNSDADHCFISKSYDSTTHFESTVTDVLAMYTKITGKVLDLSVDLAGVDQ